AATCAACACCATACAAGTTGGTGATCCATCGGCAGGTATGATGAATACTACTAACTGGTCACGTGATCATAGCACAATTTATAGCTAAAGTAGTTGAGCGTGTGGTGTTTCAAACAATGTGGAAACGGGTGGTTGGGACGGGTTCTCCAGACCGGCTTTTTGAAAATGGACTCTCCCTATGTGGCGGCACGTTGACAAACCACGAAGCTAGCTAGTTACCATACTACAaggcctctctctgctctacataTGGACATGTCGAGCCGAATTAAGTCAACCATCAAGCCATATATGAGCTTTCGCGGTTTTAATGGTGTCGCTAACTAACTCAGCCAAGTGGGATAATTATGCTACATCATGAATGACTTGATCATTGTCACTACCTAACTGAACTAGCCAACCAGGGAGCTAACCTCTGCGCGTGAGCGTGTAAACTTCGAGATAATTGCCTTTGTCAGAGTTTTGATTCAACTCGCGAACTAACTACAGTTTAGCGTAACCAATTTGGCTAGGAAAACATTTYGTCGTCACTCCGCTAACGTTGCCTAGCTAGTATGGATAACTAGCTAGGTTTGTTATTGTGACTTGACAGGGTTGGAGGATCATGATTATTTAACTTAGCGTGCTATTATTTAGCTGGCTGCTGGGTAGCTAACGTTATGGATAACGCAGCTAGATGACGTTGGCTAACAATCTGAACACTTGTGGTTTATAGTTAACTAAATTAAGTTATATATGAAAACTATAACGATGTTGCTTGACAAGTTTAACTAGAGAAttgggtaacgttagctagttcgcAAACGTTACGTTATTTGGCtgcattgatgactttttgcatgAGCACAAACTGAAATGGCTTCGCGTTAGACTGCTCCATTTACCCTAACTAGCCAAGTTAGCTAACTATCAGTGATTTGCAACACGTTATCAAACATTTTAACTAGATAGATGTAACGTTAGCCTACCACACCATGTCATTTGCTCCTGCACAAATGCTTGCTGACTGTCTTGTTAGCTACCGGAAACGGGAGAGACTCTGTCGCGGTACTCTACCGAAGGAACACGTGTAGCGGSTAGCTAGGTAGTGCTCAAGTCTGCAATCAGTAGGCTAATTTATAATTTAGCGATCAGGCCATGCCATTTTACGCAGCGGGAGATGAACGTGATGTTAGCGAACGTTAGCAGCTATAGCAGTGTTGTGCCAAGTTGTTATTCCAACACAGTCAAAGGCGGGAAATGTCATTACGTGTACACATTTCACCATGTAGCCTAGCTAACTCCTCATAAATTGCACATYCAAACGAAAATAAGTATAAGGTATGCAGTTATCCTAAATAGCAATTAATACTTTTATTAGGTGTCAGCATTTTCAAAATTGATACAGATATGCAAATTSCAATATCGTAATTGAAATGTGACCTGATTCCACTTAAGGGAACCCACATGTGTGCCTGTTGCGCATGAcaccccccctcccaaaaaaagCTATCAACAGTCTTGCACTTGACCCAGGATTAATTTGGCTCATTGCATTTGCACAGATTTCTGGAGACATGGCCACAGAACATATTAATGGAAATGGTCCAGAAGAACCAATGGACACCACTGCTGCAGTTACCCATTCTGAACACTTCCAGACTTTATTAGAAGCTGGTTTACCACAGAAAGTTGCTGAAAAACTAGATGAAATTTACATAGCAGGTAAGGCACATTGAATATCCAGCATATTCGTACACAAATTTTACTTTTGCTATTGCATGTGCTGTCATATTTTACATTAACTTTGAATGTGGGAATTGGGATCCTCAAGCAACTTTTTGTGGTTTCCTACCAAAATGGGTACTGCAGTGTAATGGAAAAAAGAGAATTCATACACCACCAATATCgatgtgaaataaatgttttgggtaCATGTCCATTGTCTTAAAGGTATATCTGGGCAGAGCACTGGTGTCACGGACACTTTGTGTTCTCAATAATTACAGTGTAGCAGCACAGATGAGTAAAGAGTTAGGCCACAGTTTAGCGGAGGTCTCTCTGGAAAGTCTCAGGCAGATGGGCACATGCAGCAACAATGGCAGCAGCTGTCGGTGGCTGGGACAGGTGATGGGCCCTCCAAAAGCAGAATGTGCACAAGCTCATTATGGGCGTACAGTGCACAGGACTGCCATATCAAGTTAAAACATCACGTCTGTTATGATTAGTTCTGCAGAGGTTGAAGAAAGTGCTTTTACTCAATGCACTTTGTCCAATTTAAAATATTGGTCTCCTGAGATGGTTCCTTTTCTTTGATTTATGTTATGCAAATTATTCAAATTTTAAGCAATCCCTAAAGAAGTCACAGAAATAAGTGAACTTTGATACCCCCAAACATGCATTGTGGCAAGACCCGTTTGAAAAGATGTCATCCCGTAGTTCTGTTCCTGCTAGTAACTGATGTTTTTTTTATGTCCCTCAGGTTTGGTATCACACAGTGACCTAGATGATAGAGCGATTGAGGCTCTGAAAGAGTTCAACGAAGAAGGTGCTCTGCAAGTTCTGTTGCAGTTCAAGGACAGCGACCTCTCACATGTTCAGGTATGTATGGCGGGGGATGGTGGATTGATTGCATTGTGTGATCAAGTCTTGAAATCAAATGCTACCATTTCACCCTCTAAAGTGTACAGATTTTTCTTTAATCAACAGAACAAAAGTGCCTTTCTTTGTGGAGTTATGAAGACATatagacagagggagaaacaggGTACCAAAGTCTCAGACTCCAATAAAGGACCAGATGAGGCCAAAATCAAAGTATGGTTTTAATATAAGTGATAATGGAGACATGTCATCATTATCATATACTGTGCAGTTGTTCTCTGGAAGGCATTTGACCTCAATCATGTTATTTCAATAAACAGGCCCTGCTGGAGAGAACTGGCTACACGCTCGATGTGACAACAGGTCAGCGGAAGTATGGAGGCCCCCCTCCAGATTCTGCTCACACAGGGGCACAGCCCACAATTGGTACAGAGGTATGTCTCTACAATAATTKAATGGTGTATTTGATTAGTGTGTTATAGTTTACTTCAGTGTGTATGATAGTGTTTCTGCATTCTGTGTCCaaataatgaaaatatgtaatttttcCTGGAGTAACTCAGATTGTGCTGTTTTACTGCTAAGATCTGACTGGACACCCATTCATTCTGTATTTTggagatttattgtgtaacaatgaCCCAAAGTTTCTTTCACACCAAGTTAACCTAATTTTGCTTTCATCTCAGATTTTTGTTGGCAAGATCCCTAGAGATCTATTTGAGGATGAGCTGGTCCCTCTGTTTGAGAAAGCCGGGCCCATTTGGGACCTGCGTCTGATGATGGACCCCCTCAGTGGCCTGAACAGAGGTTACGCCTTTGTCACTTTCTGCACTAAAGAGGCGGCGCAGGAGGCTGTCAAGCTGGTATGTACCACTTGTTGGAATCCTCTCTCATGATAGGAATGGAGAATTTAGCCCACCCAATCATGACATGTCATGCACTCTCTCATACCCACTCCCCTCTTTCCACAGTGTAACAACAATGAAATTCGACCCGGCAAACACATTGGTGTGTGCATCTCTGTGGCCAATAATAGACTATTCGTTGGCTCCATCCCCAAGAGTAAAACAAAAGAGCAGATTGTGGAAGAATTTGCCAAAGTCACAGGTAAGCAGCACCTCTTTTTGTTGAATGATCTTCTGggacaaattgacattttgctTGGCCAGTCATATTCTGTCTTGACAAAGATTTATATTTACAGTGACAACAGTGTTTAAACATTGCCTTATGTTACTGAATGCAGCAATCATGATCAACTGCTAGTGTGTTAGATTGCATTTAGTTTGGGTTTATGTATGGTATGCTATGCAAAGCTGGGCTATATTTGCTCAACAGTTTAATTGCTCATTTCCAATGTCAGGGTTCAGTGTCCAAATGATGAAATACATCTATTCTATCCTGGAGTAACTCTGGTTACGCTGATAGTTTACCGCTAAGATCTGACTGGACACTTTGCACTTAACTGGGCACAAATCCGTGGTCTCAAGACTTGTCCAAAGAGAACAGCTGTGTCAAAGAAAGGGAACACTAAATGTTTTGACTAAACCGAAGGAAACATTCCATGAATGTGTGATATTTTGTTCTGCTGCCAACTATTTCAATAAGGTACTCTCTAGAGTAACTCCGTTCCATTCGTTTTTGCTTTGCATTTTTGCATGGAGAAGGAGCAAGCTTTCTTGTGCACTGGTCACTGTTCAGCTAGGATACCCTTTATGCCTTTCCCCTTCTGCCTCTCTTTCAACAGAGGGTCTTAACGATGTCATACTGTACCATCAGCCAGAAGACAAGAAAAAGAACAGAGGCTTTTGCTTCCTGGAATATGAAGACCACAAAACTGCCGCTCAGGCCCGCCGCCGGCTGATGAGTGGCAAGGTCAAGGTGTGGGCGAATGTGGTGACTGTGGAGTGGGCTGACCCCATAGAAGACCCTGATCCTGAGGTCATGGCCAAGGTAAGTGGAGCAAAGTTAACAGGACTCATTTCGCCTGTGAtaaattgttttgtattgtctgtcCATTAAACCTGTGAAATATTTCAGAgttaacattgatttgatttcgaCGCTGTTTACCAGGGAGTAAGAATGGAAGTAACCACCAgtgtatgagagagacagagacacagactttTCAAGTGTAATTGATAAGCCACTACCATTTTCCTCCCAGGTGAAAGTGCTGTTTGTCCGAAACCTTGCGAGCACTGTAACGGAGGAAATACTTGAAAAGGCCTTCAGTCATTTTGGCAAGTTGGAGCGGGTGAAGAAGCTGAAAGACTACGCCTTCATCCactttgaggagagagagagcgcagtcAAGGTACATGCTGGAGTCTTTATATTACTCTAACCAAAGTATCACAAAACTGGTAACAATGGCTGTTTTTGTGTAGTTATTCAACTTGCCTCTTTTGACAGGCCCTGGCAGACCTGAATGGGAAAGACCTGGAGGGAGAGCACATTGAAATAGTCTTTGCAAAGCCACCTgaccagaagaggaaagaacgcAAAGCCCAGAGACAAGCGGCTAAGACACAAATGTAAGCAAAGACAATTGATTTTCAGTTACTTGAGGCCTGCAAATACGGGTCAAAATTATAGTTGCGTTGTTGGGCAGCCTTTCACCTTTGAATGATTGAATAGAAAAGTTAACGTGATCTAACAAGCGCAAATGCGTCCTGTACTGTTACTAAACAAGTGCATATCCTCTCCCCAGGTATGACGATTACTATTACTACGGCCCACCTCACATGCCACCTCCCACAAGAGGCAGAGGACGAGGCGGCGGCCGAGGAGGCTACTCTTACCCACATGACTACTACGGCTATGAAGATTACTACGATTACTATGGCTACGACTACCACAACTACCGGGGTGGCTATGAAGACCCCTACTACGGCTATGAGGACTTCCAAGCTCCCGGCAGAGGACGAGGAGGGGCCCGAGGCGGAGCCCGTGGTGGTGCCACCCTATCCTCCCGGGGCCGTGGAGCTGCCACACCCAGGGGCAGAGTGGGTGGCTTTTCTCAGCGAGGTGGAAGTGGCCCTGGATCGAGCAGAGGTGTGCAGGGGACCAAAGGGGCACTGGGTAAATAGGGACTAGCTGTGTTGGCAATGGTCAATAGCAAATGTTTGCTATCAGCTACACAAAAATGCAAACATACTATTTGGGCAGGACTGCCCCCCCCCTCCACAACCTTAAACAAATGTTTTCAACCTGCATTAATTTCTTCCTTATGGCATAAATTGACCATAGTTCGCTATTTACATTCTGTGTAAAATATAGGCCTTGAAAGTAAGGAATCATAAAGATGCAGACCTGCCAACCGGGACATATCTTGCGTACCATGCACGCAATTTGATGTCAAAGTACGCTGGTACGAAAAACAACCCTAAAATAAATAGGCTTCTAGTTGGCACACTGTGGTTTTTGACAACTGATCCAATCCACTTCATCCATTGATACTACTGATGTGTGAGGAAAAAAGGTAGGGAAAATGGAGAACGAACTGTTTGCCGACTACATTTTCCAgatttgtatgtgttagttacaGCGTTTAGCGAGAACACTTTCTTGGCCGCACAGGCTTTGATCTCTGCAAAGGTAGTAGGCGCGAGCGCATTGATGAGCAAGGAGACGGTGAAGTGTTGCGGTAGTTCAGTGCACGTCGCTGTGTGGATGGCAATAGACATGGCAGAGGGAACTGTTCCGCTAATACCGTTCTTCACAAAGTTATGTTAAAGATTAGTAGGCCTATGTTAATTAGTCAGTTCTTGGTCTGTCCTCTTGATATAGGTGTCAACAGTAGGCTGCTAATGACGTGATAATAGTCAGTTCGCCAATGACCAAGGTATGTTGAATGAATGGCAGCCTAGTAGTCCGACCTAATTTGATGGATTATGTCAGGGATAGAATCTGAAACAAGCTGAAAGGCCTAGTTCAGTTTCATATTCCAAATAGCCTACAGTAAACCAGACTACTGGATGTTATAGTGCATCCAGTAATTGAATTATATTCAGAATTTTCTCCCCAAACTAAATTAAGCCAGTTTTACACTTTCACTAGACTATCCACATAGAGACACCTattaattagaataatcattaccCCTAAATTTAACATAGGAAAAAAATAATTTAGGATCAAACaagacttctgttgactacattGTTTGATGAACTTTAAGACTATGTTTCAGGTAATGGCAGTTACAGGTTTTTCAAAAATTATAAATCCTTTAACTTCCTGTGGACCTCCCCCTACCCAACCGTAGGTCTACATCAGCACCACCTTGTCAGAAAATTCTAGAGAGAGCCCTGATTTTGTACATTTTAAACATATTTCTAGTTAT
This Salvelinus sp. IW2-2015 unplaced genomic scaffold, ASM291031v2 Un_scaffold83, whole genome shotgun sequence DNA region includes the following protein-coding sequences:
- the LOC112068100 gene encoding heterogeneous nuclear ribonucleoprotein Q isoform X1 is translated as MATEHINGNGPEEPMDTTAAVTHSEHFQTLLEAGLPQKVAEKLDEIYIAGLVSHSDLDDRAIEALKEFNEEGALQVLLQFKDSDLSHVQNKSAFLCGVMKTYRQREKQGTKVSDSNKGPDEAKIKALLERTGYTLDVTTGQRKYGGPPPDSAHTGAQPTIGTEIFVGKIPRDLFEDELVPLFEKAGPIWDLRLMMDPLSGLNRGYAFVTFCTKEAAQEAVKLCNNNEIRPGKHIGVCISVANNRLFVGSIPKSKTKEQIVEEFAKVTEGLNDVILYHQPEDKKKNRGFCFLEYEDHKTAAQARRRLMSGKVKVWANVVTVEWADPIEDPDPEVMAKVKVLFVRNLASTVTEEILEKAFSHFGKLERVKKLKDYAFIHFEERESAVKALADLNGKDLEGEHIEIVFAKPPDQKRKERKAQRQAAKTQMYDDYYYYGPPHMPPPTRGRGRGGGRGGYSYPHDYYGYEDYYDYYGYDYHNYRGGYEDPYYGYEDFQAPGRGRGGARGGARGGATLSSRGRGAATPRGRVGGFSQRGGSGPGSSRGVQGTKGALAGKRGRGRS
- the LOC112068100 gene encoding heterogeneous nuclear ribonucleoprotein Q isoform X2; amino-acid sequence: MATEHINGNGPEEPMDTTAAVTHSEHFQTLLEAGLPQKVAEKLDEIYIAGLVSHSDLDDRAIEALKEFNEEGALQVLLQFKDSDLSHVQNKSAFLCGVMKTYRQREKQGTKVSDSNKGPDEAKIKALLERTGYTLDVTTGQRKYGGPPPDSAHTGAQPTIGTEIFVGKIPRDLFEDELVPLFEKAGPIWDLRLMMDPLSGLNRGYAFVTFCTKEAAQEAVKLCNNNEIRPGKHIGVCISVANNRLFVGSIPKSKTKEQIVEEFAKVTEGLNDVILYHQPEDKKKNRGFCFLEYEDHKTAAQARRRLMSGKVKVWANVVTVEWADPIEDPDPEVMAKVKVLFVRNLASTVTEEILEKAFSHFGKLERVKKLKDYAFIHFEERESAVKALADLNGKDLEGEHIEIVFAKPPDQKRKERKAQRQAAKTQMYDDYYYYGPPHMPPPTRGRGRGGGRGGYSYPHDYYGYEDYYDYYGYDYHNYRGGYEDPYYGYEDFQAPGRGRGGARGGARGGATLSSRGRGAATPRGRVGGFSQRGGSGPGSSRAGKRGRGRS
- the LOC112068100 gene encoding heterogeneous nuclear ribonucleoprotein Q isoform X3 — protein: MATEHINGNGPEEPMDTTAAVTHSEHFQTLLEAGLPQKVAEKLDEIYIAGLVSHSDLDDRAIEALKEFNEEGALQVLLQFKDSDLSHVQNKSAFLCGVMKTYRQREKQGTKVSDSNKGPDEAKIKALLERTGYTLDVTTGQRKYGGPPPDSAHTGAQPTIGTEIFVGKIPRDLFEDELVPLFEKAGPIWDLRLMMDPLSGLNRGYAFVTFCTKEAAQEAVKLCNNNEIRPGKHIGVCISVANNRLFVGSIPKSKTKEQIVEEFAKVTEGLNDVILYHQPEDKKKNRGFCFLEYEDHKTAAQARRRLMSGKVKVWANVVTVEWADPIEDPDPEVMAKVKVLFVRNLASTVTEEILEKAFSHFGKLERVKKLKDYAFIHFEERESAVKALADLNGKDLEGEHIEIVFAKPPDQKRKERKAQRQAAKTQMYDDYYYYGPPHMPPPTRGRGRGGGRGGYSYPHDYYGYEDYYDYYGYDYHNYRGGYEDPYYGYEDFQAPGRGRGGARGGARGGATLSSRGRGAATPRGRVGGFSQRGGSGPGSSRGKRGRGRS